AAATGCCAGGATTAAACCTGCCTTTAAAGCTcagactgtccctgtgctgggcactggtgcAGTGGTGTATGAGTCCTGCTGGATGGAACTGGGAATGTTGGTACCACAAtgtgtcccctccgtgtccctgtcccatccaCACAGCCCTGGGAGGTTTGGCAGGAAAGGAAGCTGGGAGCTACAGGAAAAGAAGCTTTTCTGGGGTCTGCACTGGGATATGAGGTTTGAGGCCTGGTGCTCCTGCACACGAGCCCTAAacatcccagctcccatcccaggGAGGAGAACATGCCAGgtacagcagcagtgctgtggtggtgtgtcataaaaggaaaaaaacaacatagTGACTCTCTAAGTTGCATTTTTATGCTGACATTTGTGCCCCATTTGTAGGAAATCTTGTAGGAGCATGGGGGGATGTTGAGTAGAATTTATTGGGcacttggagcaggaggagcactGGTGAAAAGGGCATTTTGAGGGGCTTGGTGTGGAACATACTTAGTGCCAGAGTTTAAGGGCAAGAATGGGTGATCATTCCGAGTTGGCTTGCAGAGCAGGCAGCCTTAATTCTGGTATTTCCCAGTTTTGAGCATGAGCGTGtacaaaaagtgaaaataatgttgctttttatatataaaatagctTGTAGAATATATTAGAAATCTATTTGTTTGGACTTGGTTCCAGGGTTGGTATCTTCCCTGTCATTCCTGTGTGACTGTAGAGGGATACAGGTAGGGAGACCAAATCCAGTGACTTCCTGGACTCACAATGTCCTGCACGGAGCTTGAACTCCTCCATAGCATTTTGCACTGAAACCAGATTGTACCTTTCATCCAAAGATCTTGAGTACTTGATGGAGGTGGGAGACCTCCTGTGGGAAGCACAATCAGCTAGGAAACGCAGGAGGGAGGTAAAAACGTGCCCAAAAGCAATAAGTGTTCTTTGTTCTAACCAGGGAGGGTCAGGGTGCTGGTCCCGGTGTGAGCTGTGAGGGAGGACATGAGGCTTGGCACCTCTGCGGTGACAAACAGGACGAGTTGCGTTTGTACGGTGCTCCACGGGGAACGGGAGCATCCTCTCTGGAGCCCGAGGTGTGGAAATGCATCGCCGTCCTTCTCCAAAGGGTACTTGGGGTTCTTCTTCGTGGGGCTCTGACGGGAGGAAAGGGTGTTCCTGGGTGCACCGAGCGCTTGAACAtgggtttgtgtgtgtatatacatttatttatttttaaattaaagatgTGACATCGCTGTGCCTGTCCGTGGTGGTCCGAGCCTGGCCGAAGGGAGCGGCGGCCGCCATTTGCCGCGGGGCGCGGAACATGGCCGAGGCCCTGGGCTGCCGCCAGCCGCGGGCCGTCCCgggccgggatcgggatcgggaccgggatcgggaccgggaccgggatcgggatcgggatcgggatcgggatcgggatcgggatcgggaccgGGATCAGGGGCTGAGCGCTCCCCTCAGTCTGAGGAGAGGGAGGGGCTGTGTGGGGCGGGGTCTCTGTGGGGCCGGGCCCGCCTGCCCGCTGGGGCGGGGTCTGCGGGGCGGCCCTTAGGGACGGGGGCACCTCGGGACCGGGCTGGGAACGGGGCTTGGAACGGAGCGCGGGGCTGGAAAATGGACAGGCGGCTGGGAACAGGGCAGGAGtctgggagcaggggagggggctgggagcggggctggcccCTCACACGGCGCCGTGTTGCCGCGGGACTCTCCCGCCCCGTCGTGTCCGAGCCCGGCCCCGCACTCTGGGCCGTGGCACCCGCTCGGGCATCGCCGCTGTGCCACAGCACCAGCGCGGTGCTGccagggggagcagggcagccCTGTGACGCCCCGGCGGGTCCCTCTGTCACACCGCACCCTGGGGTGTCCCAGTGCCTCAGCTCTGCCGGGGCTGCTGCCGTGTCCCCGATGCCCAGATCCCTCCTGAACCCCTGAGGCGGCTCTGAAAGTCCCTGCCAAGCTGGGCCGGTGTTTCCTGCTCCTCCGGAGTTGCAAAAAGTAGCTCCAGCGTGGGAGAGGCACGTCCTGCTTTCGACAGCCAACAGCAgccttcctcctcttcatcctTCTCCTCGCTGCCCGTGCCAGGCTTGCCAGCACTGAGGTGAGCACGCACCGAGCTGGCATGAAATCCAGGTTAATAAGCAAATGCAGTGATGAGCTGCAGGCAGTATCACGCTGGCTTAAGCATAAGTGAGTGTTTAATTAGCAGGTCTGGCTCAGCTGGAGTCCACCCTCTGCTCTGTAACGTGTTTGTGCCCCGCAGGCTGCTCCCACGCACAGCCCGGCCTGCTCTGGGTGCTGGGAGATGCTGGTTGGGTTTCGTTTGGCAGGAGGACCCCGGGGTCTCTCCACGGCCTCCACACTGAGGGACAAaccccaggagcaggaggaggtgctggagcgtggCCTGGCTTggtggctgctggcagccctgggctgcagccagggcagagtGACAGCAATGCCCGGCCAGCTCTGCTGCGCTCCCACACCACCCTGAGACGGGTTGTTCATGGCATCCCTGcaatcccagaatcacagactgctttgggttggaaagaatGGCAAAGCCCATGCCACGGGCAGAGACCCCTTCCACTATCCTAGGTTACTCCAAGTCCAGCctgccttggacactgccagggatccaggggcagccccagctgctctgggcaccctgtgccagggcctgcccaccctcccagggaacaattccttcccaatctcccatccagccctgccctctggcactgggaagccattccccgtgccctgtccctccatcccttgtccccagtccctctgcagctctcctggagcccctttaggccctggaaggggctctgagctctccctggagccttctcttctccaggctgagcactcccagctctcccagcctttcccctgCCTCACTCCAACACTCATGCTCAGCAcagtccttgctgctgctgctgcatctgACACCCAGGTCCTGCTGAAGCCACACTGGTcacagggacagcagctgcgacaagtgacacaacaccACCGGAGGCTGCGAGggtggcaggagagcagcaccGGACACCCGGCTGCTGTCCATCCGCTTCCCAGCACCCGCTGTCGGTGCCGCGGGAGGTGGATGGCTCCAGACACACCCTGGAGCTCCACGGAGAAGCAGGGCCGGGCTGCAGCAAGGGCTGTCAGCTCAGGGAGCTGCCCTGGCACTGCAAATCCAGCATCAGGCAGGGACTCCAGGCTCGCAGGCAGCAGTGACCCAGCTACAGAACCAATATTCTGTAGaagcacagaatcatttaggttggaaaagccctttaaAATCATTGAGCCCAACAGTTCCCCCAGTCCTGCCAAGGCTACCCCTAGCCCACGTCACCCCAAGCACCCAatctacacattttttaaatccctccagggatggtgattccaccactgcgctgggctgtgtgtgccagtgcctgaccaccctttccatgaaaaaaggGTGGGATTTTAGGATTTGAAATCCCACATACACACTCTTTCTTGCACAAGGCCACCATAGCAGTGAgcactgcccatggcaggtcCCTTGCAGTCCCTGTGGGCACAAatgccacctgcaagcccagcccagctcagcagtgaAGGGTTAAGTGCCAGCCCAGCTTTGCGGGAagctttcctctcctccttgcCAAGGTTTAAATTTAGTCCCTGCATGAACCCAGAGGACTTGGGCATCGGGTTGCTCcggggctggcagtgctggggagcacctgctgctgctgcttcacgGCAAAGATTCCCCCAAAAGCTGGGACTGGGCTGCACCAGCAGCAGTTGGGGTGGGCAAGCTGCAGAGACCCTTGTGCCACCCCAGCCACTGGCTTGGAGTCTCCCCAAAAAAGACACATGGCAGCAGTCCATTGGTCAGCTCCTGTGAGTCCCAGGGGTGCTCCATGCCCGGGTTGATCCCAAGCCCTGAGTTTGCTCCTGACCCCTTGGATTAGGAAGGGAGGAGCTCCTGCTTGGGAtagggtgggttttggggaaaGCCCAGTGTGGGCACACCATTGCTGTGGCACCGGGAAAGGAGCCATggtggggatggagcagcagcTCGAGATCCTGCCGTGCCCTCAGCACCGGGCATGGGACATTCCCAGAGGAGTctgcagctcccccagctccggGGCAGCCCAGGCCGTTCCACGGGGTTGCACACCCAGGACATGTATGGGGTGCGGGGGTGACCTGGGCCCTGTCCTGCGGTTTGGGGAGAGCGGGGCGGGCTGCGGGGGCAGGGATGAGCCGGCGGCCCCCCGGCAGGTCCCCGAGGCTGGGGGCGGCGGTGGCATCCCTGCAATGCGCTTGGCATCGGCTGCCCCGGCTGGCGCTCGCTGAGTCCATGTGATCCGGGGCTTGCTCTGTGCCGCCGCCGGCTCCAGCCGCCGGGACGGCGAGGGAGCCAGAAGGTCGAGCCAGCGGCCCCGGCagagcggccccggccccgagcAGGGCTCCCCGGCACCGGCTGAACCCCCCGGGCTCCTCCCTGCCACGATGCCCCGCGGGAAGAGGGACCCCGTGCTGCTGTCCCCCGCCGAGCCGCCCGGCCGCGGTGGCGAGGGTCCCCGCGCGGGTGGGGACGGCCGGCGGTccgcggaggaggaggaggaggaggacggacACCTCCCGGGGCTCCCCCGTGACGACCCCACCAAGAGCATGTCGAGCTCCTCCGTGTCCTCCTACCACTCCGCCCTGTGCTCGGACGGCACGGAGACCTTCAAGGACTGCCTGGAGTTCCTGGACGAGGAGGGATCGCCCGGCCGGGCTGCCCCGGGGCTCTGGGCTCCGGCGGGGGCCCCCGGCGTCcccccgccgcccggccccctcgCCCGCCCGCAGCGGGCTCAGCTGTCCAGCGCGGCTAAGAATAGCCCAGCGCCGGGCCAGGGGGGCAGGATGGGTCCCCTCGGTGGGGACCGGCAGCCTGTGCCGGCCGCGGCTGCCGGCGGGGAGCCGGCCGTGCCCCGGCAGCCCGGGGCGATGCTCGGCGGGGTTCCCAGCGACTCGGACGAGGTGGACGGCGAGGTGCAGGCGCTGACGGCCAGGGCTTTCCGCAGCCTCTCGGGGCTCCCCGGAGCTCGCCTCGACATGTGCAGCTCCCACAcctcctccagcctctccaACTCGCTGTCGGAGGACGGCGGGCGGCCGCGGCGGTGGCCGGCGGGCGCCGGGGAGCCCCGGGGCGCGGCGACAGCTCTGCATGGCAGGGTGGGCTGGCCCTTCCCCGCCGGCGTGGacggggagctgctgggcaagGAACAGTTCGAGTGCGTGGACGTGGAGCTGGAGAGCGGGGAGGCCAGGAAGGGCCACGGCAAGAAGAGGACGGTGCCCAAGCGCCAGATCCTGctgaagaggaaggagaggaaggagacgGGCTTTGGTCCCCGGGGGGACGGCCCAGCACCCCAGCCCCCGGCCAGGAAGGAGCCCCCCAGCAAGGGCAGAGCCATCGGCGAGGACTTCAGGCTCAACTACCAGCAGTTCATGAAGGCAGCCTCCCTGGACGCCGGCACCGACAGGACCCGGGCGGCCTCGTGCCTGGTGAAAAACGTCCTGGCCAAGAAGATGCAGTACGAGCAGCGGATCAAGATGGAGCAGAAGGGGCTGCGGGGCAGCTCGACCTCCTCGGGGCCGTCCTCCGCCGGCACCGACCTGCTGGGGGATGGTCTGGAGGGCAAGTCCAGCTCGCTGTCCCGCTCGGACTGCAGCTTCTCGGCCGAGGACCTGCGGGGCGGCGGGATGCCGGTGGCCACGGCGGCCGCGGGGAACGCCACCACCAGCCATCCCACCAAGGGCGTGGTGCTGAGCGAGGCGACGAGGGAGACTGTCTGCAACCTGAGGAAGACGTTCAACGAGCTCAACCAGAGGATGAAGTACCAGGAGGTGCTGGGGGGCCGCTGGCTGCCCGCGGCCGCTGAGGAGCACACGTCGGAGAGTATCTGCTACCAGCGAGCCCGCGCCTTGTTCGAAGCCCAGCCTGGGGTGGGGAAGGTGCTGGATGTCGCTCCCCGGTTTGCGAGGGCGCCGAGGCCGTGGCCCAGCTTGAAGGAGCGAGCCATCGGCCCCATCCACTCGCAAACCCCCCCCTTCAAGGTCGAGAGCCGGGTGctccccgccgccccgccgcaCCGCCGCTTCGCCTCCTCCCGGGCGCAGGAGGTGAGGACGCTGCCGCAGAGCCAGCCAGAGAAGCCACCAGCAGTGCCCCGCCGGccgcccagccccggcaccccGGCACCCCGGGGGTCTCCGCCAGCCGCGCcccccaagccagaagagaaggggaaggggcgcgtcccgcagccccgggacgtGCGCAAGCTGGTGAAGAGCAGCTACAGCCTCAAGTTCGGGACTGCCGGCACCTCCCGCGGCACCGTGGCACCGGCGAGCAGCGGGGAGCCGCCCCCGGCCACCCCTCTGGTCATCCACTGCACCTCGGTCCGTCGGGAGGCAGCTCCGGAGCCGGTGGGTGAGGAGGTGCTGGCAGCCCCCGGCCGAGAGCCACCCCCGGCGTGTGCCGAGGGGCCCGCAAAGTCCCCCGGCAGCAGGGCCGCGCCCTCCCACAGCTCCCCCATCAACATCACGAGGGTCCAGGCCACGCGGAGGGGAGCGGCCCCCACGGAGGAGCCGCCGGCATCGCCCCCGCGCCGGGAGCGGAGCGAGCTCCGGGTGCCACCACGGGCGCCGGTGGCCGAGGGGGTGCCGCACGTGGAGACCCATCTGCACGTCCTGGTGGGCCGGCCGTCCCCGGTGGCCAGGGAGAGCTCCCCGGCCCAGAGCAGCGCGGTGCTGCGGACAGAGAAGACCGTTCTCCTGCCTCCGCCACCGCCGAGCCCCACGGAGGGGAAGGAGGTGCGTGgccatggcagcagcagagcgcTCCGCGCTGCCGAGGGGCCGGAGTCGCTGGGGCAGCGGCACAGCagcggggacagcagggacccCCGAGCCGGAGCCCCGGCCGGCAGCAGCGCCCGCCCGCAGCCTGCGGAGCCGGCAGCGAGAGGCGCGGCAGAGCCCCGTGCCGGCGAGCCGAGGCAGGAGCAGCCCGGCGGCCCGCGGGTGTCGGTAGCCAGCGGGGGGTCTGCTGgtggccccggcccctccgcccCGATCCGAGCCGCGGAGGGCAGCGAAGGTCCCCCCGGGCGGCTGCCGGAGCGGAGGGAGGCCTGGGAGCACTCGCCGCAGTGGCCGGCGGCCACGGAGCCCTTGGCGCCTGCTGCCCTGGCCGAGAACTCCAGCTACTTGGCAATCCCCGAGAGAGCCCCCAAATCCACGCTGGTGCCAAAGGTGCCCTCGGTCCCCAACCCAGGCAATGCATCCTTTGGGACTCCCTTTGTCCCCAGC
This genomic interval from Aphelocoma coerulescens isolate FSJ_1873_10779 chromosome 13, UR_Acoe_1.0, whole genome shotgun sequence contains the following:
- the PROB1 gene encoding proline-rich basic protein 1; the protein is MPRGKRDPVLLSPAEPPGRGGEGPRAGGDGRRSAEEEEEEDGHLPGLPRDDPTKSMSSSSVSSYHSALCSDGTETFKDCLEFLDEEGSPGRAAPGLWAPAGAPGVPPPPGPLARPQRAQLSSAAKNSPAPGQGGRMGPLGGDRQPVPAAAAGGEPAVPRQPGAMLGGVPSDSDEVDGEVQALTARAFRSLSGLPGARLDMCSSHTSSSLSNSLSEDGGRPRRWPAGAGEPRGAATALHGRVGWPFPAGVDGELLGKEQFECVDVELESGEARKGHGKKRTVPKRQILLKRKERKETGFGPRGDGPAPQPPARKEPPSKGRAIGEDFRLNYQQFMKAASLDAGTDRTRAASCLVKNVLAKKMQYEQRIKMEQKGLRGSSTSSGPSSAGTDLLGDGLEGKSSSLSRSDCSFSAEDLRGGGMPVATAAAGNATTSHPTKGVVLSEATRETVCNLRKTFNELNQRMKYQEVLGGRWLPAAAEEHTSESICYQRARALFEAQPGVGKVLDVAPRFARAPRPWPSLKERAIGPIHSQTPPFKVESRVLPAAPPHRRFASSRAQEVRTLPQSQPEKPPAVPRRPPSPGTPAPRGSPPAAPPKPEEKGKGRVPQPRDVRKLVKSSYSLKFGTAGTSRGTVAPASSGEPPPATPLVIHCTSVRREAAPEPVGEEVLAAPGREPPPACAEGPAKSPGSRAAPSHSSPINITRVQATRRGAAPTEEPPASPPRRERSELRVPPRAPVAEGVPHVETHLHVLVGRPSPVARESSPAQSSAVLRTEKTVLLPPPPPSPTEGKEVRGHGSSRALRAAEGPESLGQRHSSGDSRDPRAGAPAGSSARPQPAEPAARGAAEPRAGEPRQEQPGGPRVSVASGGSAGGPGPSAPIRAAEGSEGPPGRLPERREAWEHSPQWPAATEPLAPAALAENSSYLAIPERAPKSTLVPKVPSVPNPGNASFGTPFVPSPASASFGTPSAPNPASASFGTSMVTNVTNSSFGFPSASSLASTSFGTPLVSNPNKSFGAPLVPNLCSTSFGSPLVPNPSSASFGSPLVRNPSSASFGNPLVPNPPSASFGTPLVPNPSSASFGSPLVPNPSSASFGNPMVPNPSSASFGSPLVPNPLSASFGNPLVPNPSSASFGNAWVPNASSASFGNPLIPSPGSSSFGSPLVTNPVPTSLGHPSVSNMAGSFFGSPFVPSAASAPLGSGAYPLPGGEVPWSKPSPEPPLPRPPEGPAAVEPPAQPHLEDAPHFLRRTDGPSPSGRSRQSPPKPFSAPLPPQRKMLVDPSSGKCYYMEPPRQPQMKTLYDPETGQYLEMLVPPVASHTGLYQAPFNPLLMGVYGPPYAPYSGFPGLPAPPPSAPSPSHPELPVADNPGVPGTSGSAPKGEGPSPAGGPDCGYLESLYYIPTGMRASPGPEQPPARASPAAPEKGSLLRM